A single region of the Selenomonas sp. oral taxon 920 genome encodes:
- a CDS encoding flagellar FlbD family protein produces the protein MIMLTKFNSKTNQKGEFVLNAEIIESIEETPDTVVTLTNGKKLIVEESMEEIVRRTIKYRRALHQN, from the coding sequence ATGATCATGCTGACGAAGTTCAACTCCAAGACGAACCAAAAGGGAGAGTTTGTCCTCAACGCAGAGATCATTGAGAGTATTGAGGAAACGCCGGATACCGTGGTAACACTTACCAACGGAAAAAAGCTGATCGTCGAGGAGTCGATGGAGGAAATTGTGCGGCGCACAATTAAGTATCGTCGTGCACTTCATCAAAATTAG
- the recO gene encoding DNA repair protein RecO produces the protein MALYAAEGIVLGTRSWGEADKVMTIFTRERGLLRAAAFGCRRPRSPLAGAMQMFVHSDLQLAEGTRLETVKTASVRAHHAKLSLDLTALAYATFVAEVIRALLPEGVADEVFFHKLAAILTAFETRNPRVTALAAVLQTLAAAGLQQSYERCLHCGTEITGDAFFLARESGVLCADCRMGEATPFSAELRQLLRALEQLDWQQPPALQLRGGTLMAAESVVLAHVQELVGHPLRSLAFLAQLE, from the coding sequence ATGGCACTCTATGCGGCGGAGGGCATCGTACTCGGCACGCGCAGTTGGGGTGAGGCGGACAAGGTCATGACGATCTTCACGCGTGAACGCGGGCTTCTGCGCGCCGCCGCGTTCGGCTGTCGCCGTCCGCGCAGCCCCCTCGCGGGCGCGATGCAGATGTTCGTGCACTCTGACCTGCAGCTCGCCGAGGGGACGCGTCTTGAGACGGTCAAGACAGCAAGCGTACGTGCGCACCATGCAAAGCTCTCGCTTGATCTCACGGCACTCGCATACGCGACGTTTGTTGCAGAGGTAATCCGTGCGCTGCTGCCCGAGGGCGTTGCGGATGAGGTTTTTTTTCACAAACTCGCGGCGATCCTCACGGCGTTCGAGACGCGCAACCCGCGCGTGACAGCACTCGCCGCCGTCCTTCAGACGCTCGCGGCGGCGGGGCTTCAGCAGAGCTATGAGCGCTGTCTGCACTGCGGCACAGAGATCACGGGTGATGCGTTTTTCCTCGCACGCGAGAGCGGTGTGCTCTGTGCGGACTGCCGCATGGGGGAGGCCACACCGTTTTCTGCAGAGCTGCGGCAGCTGCTCCGCGCTCTGGAACAGCTCGATTGGCAGCAGCCCCCCGCACTGCAGCTGCGCGGCGGAACGCTGATGGCAGCGGAGTCCGTCGTGCTCGCACACGTGCAGGAACTCGTCGGACACCCCCTGCGGTCGCTTGCTTTTTTAGCGCAGCTCGAATAA
- a CDS encoding FliO/MopB family protein, producing the protein MNERIFSLSLLLGGILYLLCTGDASAAGETGGGYLAGYEEADPRPSAVSWWSTVVYVVSLFAVFAFVVVLAYFVARAFGKSSMQSLAARGGQIYLQLPLGPNRSVCVVELFGRVFVLGVTDASIHLITEIDDPETIEEIRSAAPTGGGVFQEQFGSLSDFVQKIPPLFRK; encoded by the coding sequence ATGAACGAACGGATATTTTCTCTGTCCTTGCTTCTCGGAGGCATCCTCTATCTCCTGTGTACGGGGGATGCATCTGCAGCAGGTGAAACGGGCGGCGGATATTTGGCTGGATATGAAGAGGCTGACCCGCGTCCGTCGGCCGTGTCATGGTGGTCGACGGTCGTCTATGTGGTTAGCCTTTTTGCTGTCTTTGCATTTGTCGTTGTGCTCGCGTATTTTGTGGCGCGTGCCTTTGGCAAGAGCTCGATGCAGTCGCTTGCCGCGCGTGGAGGACAGATCTATCTGCAACTGCCGCTCGGCCCGAATCGCTCGGTCTGCGTAGTGGAGCTCTTCGGACGCGTGTTTGTGCTTGGCGTAACGGATGCAAGCATTCATCTGATCACGGAGATTGACGATCCCGAGACGATAGAGGAAATCCGCAGCGCAGCACCGACAGGGGGAGGCGTCTTTCAGGAGCAGTTCGGTTCACTGTCGGATTTTGTTCAAAAGATACCGCCGCTCTTTCGTAAGTGA
- a CDS encoding response regulator, producing MATRVLIVDDAAFMRMMVKDILSKNGYEIVGEAENGMKALEKFQELKPDLVTMDITMPEMDGITAVKEIKKVDPNAKVVMCSAMGQQAMVIEAIQAGARDFIVKPFQADRVLEAIRKAVG from the coding sequence ATGGCAACTCGCGTTCTGATTGTTGACGATGCAGCTTTTATGCGAATGATGGTGAAGGACATCCTCTCGAAGAACGGCTACGAAATTGTCGGCGAGGCTGAGAACGGCATGAAGGCGTTGGAGAAGTTCCAGGAGCTCAAGCCGGATCTCGTAACGATGGATATCACGATGCCGGAGATGGACGGCATCACGGCGGTCAAGGAGATCAAAAAGGTCGATCCCAATGCGAAGGTCGTTATGTGCAGCGCAATGGGTCAGCAGGCAATGGTTATTGAGGCCATTCAGGCGGGTGCGCGCGACTTCATCGTGAAGCCGTTCCAGGCGGATCGCGTGCTGGAGGCCATTCGCAAAGCCGTCGGCTGA
- the flhA gene encoding flagellar biosynthesis protein FlhA translates to MAAPQSGSVNPLASGNLIQRYSDVLIAVAIVTIVIMMIIPLPTMVLDVLICLNITIALLVVMSAIYNVEALDLSVFPSLLLITTLFRLALNISSTRLILLDGFAGEVITAFGNFVVGGNAVVGFIVFVILVIVNFIVITKGSERVAEVSARFTLDAMPGKQMAIDADLNQGAITDAEAKRRREKVQRESDFFGAMDGASKFVKGDAIAAIVIMIINISGGFVIGMLQRDMDAAQALQTYTLLTVGEGLVAQIPALLISTATGIIVTRSAAEGNLGGDLVKQLFRNARIFMILTGVLLFLAIMPGLPGVPFTVLAAICGLIAWNLYRGQAVEQEVQQVEQKAKAKKEATTPENIVSLLQVDPMELEIGYSLIPLVDTGQGGDLLDRIVMIRRQCALELGLVVPTIRIRDNIQIKPNAYIIKLKGIEIARGELMLDHYLAMNSGTVFEEVPGIETTEPAFGLPALWISEHEREQAELNGYTVVDAVSVLATHLTEIIKQHAAEILGRQETQNLLDNLQKTNGALVDEVVPNLLSVGEVQKVLANLLHERISIRDMSTILEVLADYGTATKDTDVLTEYVRHAMARHITQQNVQNGVLPCITLDPAIENKIAGSVQRTEHGSYVSLDPDSMQKLLMALQEELKKLTDQGYQPIVLTSPTVRPYFRNLVERSIAGLIVLSHAEIEQNVEIQILGVVRI, encoded by the coding sequence ATGGCAGCACCGCAGTCCGGCAGTGTAAATCCTCTTGCATCCGGCAATCTCATACAACGGTACAGTGATGTCCTAATCGCCGTCGCCATCGTAACAATCGTCATTATGATGATTATTCCGCTGCCGACGATGGTGTTGGATGTCCTTATCTGTCTGAATATTACGATTGCACTTCTCGTCGTGATGTCGGCAATCTACAATGTGGAGGCTTTGGATCTATCGGTCTTTCCTTCCTTGTTGCTGATTACGACACTGTTTCGGCTGGCTTTGAATATCTCTTCGACGCGTCTCATCCTCCTTGACGGTTTTGCCGGGGAGGTTATTACTGCGTTTGGCAACTTTGTTGTCGGCGGTAATGCAGTCGTCGGCTTCATTGTGTTCGTCATCCTCGTCATTGTCAACTTCATCGTTATCACGAAGGGCTCGGAGCGCGTGGCGGAGGTCTCGGCTCGCTTTACCCTCGATGCGATGCCAGGAAAACAGATGGCAATTGATGCCGACCTCAATCAGGGCGCGATCACGGACGCGGAGGCGAAGCGCCGCCGCGAGAAGGTGCAGCGTGAGTCCGATTTCTTCGGCGCAATGGACGGTGCTTCAAAGTTCGTCAAGGGCGACGCGATCGCGGCGATTGTCATCATGATCATTAACATCAGCGGCGGCTTTGTCATCGGCATGCTGCAGCGCGATATGGATGCGGCGCAGGCGCTGCAGACCTATACACTGCTGACGGTCGGTGAAGGTCTGGTCGCGCAGATACCGGCGCTTCTCATCTCGACGGCGACCGGTATCATTGTCACGCGGTCGGCAGCGGAGGGCAACCTCGGCGGCGATCTCGTGAAGCAGCTCTTCCGAAATGCGCGTATCTTCATGATCCTCACGGGCGTCCTCCTCTTCCTCGCGATTATGCCGGGGCTTCCGGGTGTTCCGTTCACGGTGCTCGCTGCGATCTGCGGTCTCATTGCGTGGAACCTCTATCGCGGACAGGCCGTGGAGCAGGAGGTACAGCAGGTCGAGCAGAAGGCAAAGGCGAAGAAGGAGGCGACGACACCCGAGAATATCGTGTCGCTGCTTCAGGTCGATCCAATGGAACTCGAGATCGGCTACAGTCTCATTCCGCTCGTCGATACGGGGCAGGGCGGCGATCTGCTCGACCGCATCGTAATGATTCGGCGGCAGTGTGCCCTTGAACTCGGACTTGTGGTGCCGACGATCCGCATACGCGACAATATACAGATCAAGCCGAATGCCTACATCATCAAACTCAAAGGGATTGAGATTGCGCGCGGTGAGCTGATGCTCGACCACTATCTCGCGATGAACTCGGGAACAGTGTTCGAGGAGGTGCCGGGCATTGAGACGACGGAGCCGGCATTTGGCCTGCCTGCACTCTGGATCTCGGAGCACGAGCGCGAACAGGCGGAGCTGAACGGCTACACTGTGGTGGATGCGGTCTCCGTGCTTGCAACACACCTCACGGAAATCATCAAGCAGCACGCCGCCGAGATCCTTGGGCGTCAGGAGACGCAGAATCTTCTCGACAATCTCCAAAAGACGAATGGTGCGCTCGTGGACGAGGTCGTTCCAAATCTGCTCAGCGTGGGCGAGGTGCAGAAGGTGCTTGCAAATCTGCTGCATGAGCGCATCTCCATCCGTGATATGAGCACAATCCTCGAAGTGCTTGCCGACTACGGCACGGCAACGAAGGACACAGACGTCCTGACGGAATACGTCCGCCATGCAATGGCGCGTCACATTACGCAGCAGAACGTCCAGAACGGTGTTCTCCCGTGCATCACACTCGATCCCGCGATTGAGAACAAGATTGCGGGCAGTGTGCAGCGTACGGAACATGGCTCCTACGTCAGCCTCGATCCCGATTCCATGCAGAAGCTCTTGATGGCACTGCAGGAGGAACTCAAGAAACTGACTGATCAGGGCTATCAGCCGATCGTACTGACGAGTCCGACCGTGCGTCCCTATTTCCGAAATTTGGTCGAGCGTTCCATTGCGGGCCTGATTGTACTCTCCCATGCGGAGATTGAACAGAATGTTGAAATCCAAATCCTTGGGGTGGTGAGAATCTAA
- the fliR gene encoding flagellar biosynthetic protein FliR, whose protein sequence is MDLYELLQGHIAVFLLTLTRISGIFIVSPFFGSMNISPYFRVGLALAMTVVLFPVIDGLGTPAAPETIIMFAVSAIGELFIGWLIGFVAYISFAAITMAGKVMDMQVGFAIVNVVDPTSGQQIPLIGSFLYNLAVIILLVTNGHHMILAALMESFRVVPLAAMEPNISMALLIANFTNGIFLTGMKIAMPITFAILLTNVGLGILARTMPQMNIFVVGIPMQLMIGITVLSMVIPFYVLFLDVLFNEMYGNISLAVRALQ, encoded by the coding sequence ATGGATCTGTATGAACTGCTGCAGGGGCATATCGCGGTATTTCTGCTGACGCTGACACGGATCAGCGGTATTTTTATCGTCTCCCCGTTCTTCGGCAGTATGAATATCTCACCGTACTTTCGCGTGGGACTGGCACTTGCGATGACCGTTGTGCTCTTTCCCGTCATCGACGGATTGGGCACGCCTGCGGCACCCGAGACAATCATCATGTTTGCCGTGTCCGCAATCGGTGAACTCTTCATTGGATGGCTGATCGGCTTTGTGGCATACATCTCCTTTGCCGCCATTACCATGGCGGGCAAGGTCATGGATATGCAGGTAGGCTTCGCCATTGTCAATGTTGTGGATCCGACTTCCGGTCAGCAGATACCGCTCATCGGAAGTTTTCTTTATAATCTGGCGGTCATTATCCTGCTCGTAACAAACGGGCACCACATGATTCTCGCGGCGCTTATGGAGAGCTTTCGCGTCGTTCCTCTTGCGGCGATGGAGCCAAACATCTCGATGGCGCTTCTCATCGCGAATTTTACGAATGGCATCTTCCTCACGGGGATGAAGATCGCCATGCCGATCACCTTTGCAATCCTTCTCACAAATGTGGGGCTTGGGATCTTGGCACGCACAATGCCGCAGATGAACATTTTCGTCGTTGGCATTCCAATGCAGCTGATGATTGGCATTACCGTACTGTCGATGGTGATTCCGTTCTATGTCTTATTCCTGGATGTGCTGTTTAATGAAATGTATGGAAATATATCACTTGCGGTACGCGCCCTCCAATAG
- a CDS encoding DUF502 domain-containing protein, producing the protein MTPTFDRAYQRELNRMSRRFVNGLLVLVPVIITLLVIEWTLRFTEGVLGQYLPFYFPGMGIITLVLVIYAVGWASTNWALAKIISLGETLIGTIPFVKFIYTSVKRLSEAVLDSSSNFKGVVHIPYQGGRALGFVMADLPPRFQEAMGGGYVCVFVPWSLNMTSGTTLLVREEDAVTIDIPKEEALQYMLTAGAVMPLDEVKKKPRQKKVSADVQPAEKRRGMET; encoded by the coding sequence ATGACACCGACATTTGATCGGGCGTATCAGCGTGAGCTTAATCGTATGTCACGCCGCTTTGTCAATGGGCTGCTCGTCCTCGTGCCCGTCATCATCACGCTGCTCGTTATCGAGTGGACGCTGCGGTTTACCGAAGGGGTGCTCGGGCAGTATCTGCCCTTTTATTTCCCCGGCATGGGCATCATCACGCTCGTCCTCGTGATCTACGCTGTCGGCTGGGCATCGACAAACTGGGCACTCGCAAAGATCATCTCGCTCGGCGAGACGCTGATCGGGACGATTCCGTTCGTGAAGTTTATCTACACGAGCGTCAAGCGTCTCTCGGAGGCGGTGCTCGACTCGAGCAGCAACTTCAAGGGCGTCGTCCATATACCCTATCAGGGCGGGCGTGCGCTCGGCTTTGTGATGGCGGATCTGCCGCCGCGCTTTCAAGAGGCGATGGGCGGCGGCTATGTCTGTGTTTTTGTCCCGTGGAGTCTCAACATGACCTCGGGGACGACGCTGCTCGTTCGGGAAGAGGATGCTGTGACGATCGACATCCCGAAGGAGGAGGCGCTTCAGTATATGCTGACGGCGGGGGCGGTGATGCCTCTTGACGAGGTGAAAAAGAAGCCGCGGCAGAAAAAGGTTTCTGCCGATGTTCAGCCTGCCGAGAAGCGGCGGGGGATGGAGACGTAG
- the fliY gene encoding flagellar motor switch phosphatase FliY, whose amino-acid sequence MSDEMISQEEIDALLNGGASGDDTPADDAAPTDDASSADDAAPAADASPSDDGDADITDLERDALGEIGNISMGGAATTLSVLLGRKVSITTPTVSVSNLRQLKEKYPVPFLVVEVGYSIGIEGNNVLCIQAKDAAIIADLMMGNDGTNPDQELSELHMSAVSECMNQMMGSVATSLSSMFNKKVDITPPVVTLVDLATEEVVSKLLDKVDPIIQASFRMEVDGLIDSEIMQLLPVDVAKDMVDALMNQQPDVDNEEEAVAAASAPPPAAPAAAPAPAAPAAAAPANYGYGAPPMQPHVASNVPVQSAQFTPLSSTPVQVNDANIGLILDVPLQVNVELGRTKKSIKDILDLTKGSIVELDKLAGEPVDIMVNGKYLAKGEVVVIDENFGVRITEIVSPLERAARLQ is encoded by the coding sequence ATGAGTGATGAAATGATCTCGCAGGAGGAGATCGATGCCCTCCTGAACGGCGGAGCGAGCGGCGACGATACACCTGCCGATGATGCTGCGCCCACGGATGACGCTTCGTCTGCGGATGATGCCGCGCCTGCGGCTGACGCGTCTCCCAGCGATGACGGCGATGCCGACATTACAGATCTGGAGCGCGACGCGCTCGGGGAGATCGGCAACATTTCGATGGGCGGTGCTGCAACGACGCTCTCCGTCCTTCTCGGACGCAAGGTGTCGATCACAACGCCGACGGTTTCGGTATCCAACCTGCGGCAGCTGAAGGAAAAATATCCCGTCCCCTTCCTCGTCGTCGAGGTTGGGTACAGCATCGGAATCGAGGGCAACAACGTCCTCTGCATCCAGGCGAAGGATGCTGCGATCATTGCCGATTTGATGATGGGCAATGACGGTACAAATCCTGATCAGGAACTGAGCGAGCTCCACATGAGCGCGGTCAGTGAATGTATGAACCAGATGATGGGCAGTGTTGCAACCTCACTCTCATCGATGTTTAATAAGAAGGTGGACATTACTCCTCCCGTGGTCACACTTGTTGACCTTGCGACGGAGGAAGTGGTATCCAAGCTGCTGGACAAGGTTGACCCGATTATTCAGGCATCCTTCCGTATGGAGGTGGACGGTCTCATTGACAGTGAGATCATGCAGCTCCTGCCGGTCGATGTCGCGAAGGACATGGTCGATGCATTGATGAATCAGCAGCCGGATGTCGACAACGAGGAAGAAGCCGTTGCGGCAGCATCCGCACCGCCGCCTGCAGCTCCTGCTGCGGCCCCGGCACCTGCGGCACCAGCAGCTGCTGCACCTGCAAATTATGGATATGGAGCACCACCTATGCAGCCACATGTAGCATCCAATGTGCCGGTACAGTCGGCGCAGTTCACTCCGCTCAGTTCAACGCCGGTACAGGTGAACGACGCCAATATTGGCCTCATTCTCGATGTGCCGCTTCAGGTCAATGTCGAACTCGGGCGGACCAAAAAGTCCATCAAGGACATTCTTGACCTGACGAAGGGATCGATCGTCGAGCTGGATAAACTCGCCGGAGAGCCTGTTGACATCATGGTCAACGGCAAGTATTTGGCAAAGGGCGAGGTTGTTGTCATTGACGAGAACTTCGGCGTCCGCATTACGGAGATCGTCAGCCCGCTGGAGCGCGCTGCACGTCTCCAGTAA
- the fliQ gene encoding flagellar biosynthesis protein FliQ has product MSGDLVIQLAQEALMIVLLVSAPMLGLGLIVGLLVAVFQATTSIQEQTLAFIPKIIAVFVAILIFGPWMLRIMVEYVTNVFVNLPIYLR; this is encoded by the coding sequence ATGTCCGGAGATTTGGTCATCCAGCTTGCCCAAGAGGCGCTCATGATCGTGCTTCTGGTCTCTGCCCCCATGCTGGGACTTGGGCTTATCGTTGGTCTCTTGGTGGCGGTCTTTCAGGCGACCACCTCGATTCAGGAGCAGACACTTGCATTCATCCCGAAGATCATCGCGGTCTTTGTCGCCATCCTGATCTTTGGTCCGTGGATGCTGCGCATCATGGTTGAATACGTGACCAATGTGTTTGTAAATCTGCCGATATATCTGCGCTGA
- the flhB gene encoding flagellar biosynthesis protein FlhB, translated as MEIYHLRYAPSNRCGFVFDLQRFAGEKTEEPTAKKRADARKKGQVARSQELNSAFVLLVGFFGLKLLWDSIYVSISTYTTYVFSNLNQTVDTENIVRIFIGIVIVLAKTAFPIMLFIMIIGLAINFFQVGLNFNTESIEFKLDKLNPINGFGRIFSKRSLVELAKSFFKIAVIGFFLYRFIHEQILAMPQFMFFDLTTSLALVAEIIFQMAFIVIGVIMVMAVMDYGYQKWQTTQDLKMSKQEVKDEMKQTEGDPQIKGKIRQKQRQMAMARMMKEVPKADVIITNPTHYAVALSYEQGMSAPVVIAKGQDLVAQRIKEIGREARVPIIENKPLARTLFAVVQVGDSVPQELYQAVAEVLAYVYRLKHARRGA; from the coding sequence ATGGAAATATATCACTTGCGGTACGCGCCCTCCAATAGGTGCGGATTCGTCTTTGACCTCCAGCGTTTCGCGGGCGAAAAGACAGAAGAACCAACGGCGAAAAAGCGCGCCGACGCGCGCAAAAAGGGACAGGTCGCCCGCAGTCAGGAGCTCAACAGTGCGTTTGTCCTGCTCGTGGGATTCTTCGGCCTCAAACTGCTGTGGGATTCGATCTATGTTTCGATCTCGACCTATACAACGTATGTGTTCAGCAATCTGAACCAAACGGTCGATACGGAAAACATCGTCCGCATCTTCATCGGCATTGTCATCGTTCTTGCCAAGACGGCCTTTCCGATCATGCTCTTTATCATGATCATCGGGCTTGCGATCAACTTCTTCCAAGTGGGACTGAACTTCAACACAGAGTCCATCGAGTTCAAACTCGATAAGCTCAATCCCATCAACGGCTTTGGACGCATCTTCTCGAAACGCTCTCTCGTGGAGCTTGCGAAGTCCTTCTTCAAGATCGCTGTCATCGGCTTCTTTCTCTATCGTTTCATCCACGAGCAGATTCTTGCGATGCCGCAGTTTATGTTTTTTGACCTGACGACGAGCCTTGCGCTCGTTGCGGAGATCATCTTCCAGATGGCATTCATCGTCATCGGCGTTATCATGGTCATGGCGGTCATGGATTACGGCTACCAGAAATGGCAGACGACGCAGGATCTCAAGATGTCGAAGCAGGAAGTCAAGGACGAGATGAAGCAGACGGAGGGCGATCCCCAGATCAAGGGCAAGATTCGCCAGAAACAGCGGCAGATGGCGATGGCGCGCATGATGAAGGAAGTCCCAAAGGCGGATGTTATCATTACGAACCCGACCCACTACGCCGTCGCGCTCTCCTATGAACAAGGGATGTCCGCGCCCGTGGTGATTGCAAAGGGGCAGGATCTCGTCGCACAGCGCATCAAGGAAATTGGGCGTGAAGCACGCGTGCCGATCATCGAGAACAAGCCGCTCGCACGCACCTTGTTTGCCGTCGTTCAGGTAGGTGACAGTGTGCCGCAGGAGCTCTATCAGGCGGTCGCCGAGGTGCTCGCCTATGTCTACCGACTGAAGCACGCACGGCGCGGCGCCTGA
- the fliM gene encoding flagellar motor switch protein FliM gives MAEDVLSQSEIDKLLSALSDGSVSAEEVKAEEEERKVKNYDFKRPDRFSKDQIRTLFMLHESFSRLVNTYLSASLRTMVDIEVVSVEQMTYQEFVQSMGNPSVIGILGLPPLKGNIVMEIGTDLAFAYIDRVFGGEGKPGVKSRALTDIETAVMRRFIDTVTNYFREAWSNVIEFRPNFETMETNPQFAQLVPPSDMVVLITIHMKIGDVDGMMNICIPYLVLEPVMSKLTTSFWVAASAEKESSPEQVAELQRKIERTRVSFAVELGSVNISIHEFLTLGFGDVLQLDTLAKDELVCYVGSNAKFRARPGTAGKRMAVQISGIIEGDDDANE, from the coding sequence TTGGCTGAGGACGTACTGTCTCAATCCGAAATAGATAAGCTGCTCTCAGCGCTTTCGGATGGCTCGGTTTCCGCCGAGGAAGTCAAGGCGGAAGAAGAGGAGCGCAAGGTCAAGAACTATGACTTCAAGCGGCCGGATAGATTCTCCAAGGATCAGATCCGCACGCTCTTCATGCTCCATGAGAGCTTTTCGCGTCTCGTAAATACGTATCTCTCGGCAAGTCTGCGCACTATGGTCGACATCGAGGTGGTGTCGGTCGAGCAGATGACCTATCAGGAATTCGTTCAGTCGATGGGGAATCCGTCGGTCATCGGCATCCTCGGATTGCCGCCGCTCAAGGGCAATATTGTCATGGAGATCGGTACAGATCTGGCATTTGCCTACATCGACCGCGTCTTTGGCGGGGAGGGAAAACCCGGCGTCAAGTCGCGGGCGCTGACGGATATCGAGACAGCGGTTATGCGTCGCTTCATTGATACGGTCACCAATTATTTCAGGGAAGCGTGGAGCAACGTGATCGAGTTCCGTCCGAACTTTGAGACGATGGAAACGAACCCGCAGTTTGCGCAGCTTGTTCCGCCCAGTGATATGGTTGTTCTCATCACGATCCATATGAAGATTGGCGATGTCGACGGGATGATGAACATCTGCATCCCCTATCTGGTGCTTGAGCCGGTTATGTCGAAACTCACCACGTCGTTCTGGGTGGCAGCTTCTGCTGAGAAGGAGAGCTCGCCGGAGCAGGTGGCGGAACTCCAGCGTAAAATTGAACGCACACGCGTATCGTTTGCGGTGGAACTGGGGTCGGTTAATATATCGATCCATGAGTTCCTCACGCTCGGTTTCGGCGATGTACTGCAGCTCGATACACTTGCGAAGGACGAGCTTGTCTGCTATGTTGGTTCGAATGCAAAGTTCCGCGCGCGTCCCGGTACCGCCGGAAAACGTATGGCTGTGCAAATATCCGGCATTATAGAAGGAGATGACGACGCGAATGAGTGA
- a CDS encoding flagellar basal body-associated FliL family protein has product MAEEKEEQAVEQPKQKSPMLMMIVVVIVAVLVAVAAAGGISYYIFSQAESTSHSDDGGGSKSNHDPGVFYKLGDPKEGILVNVGGGRSGKFLKAGIVLELNPGKSDNVVDGKVGSVAETKILDTTMQFLRAAPLEEFDASKQDALKKQLKDALNERLGQGSVYDVYITSFLLQ; this is encoded by the coding sequence ATGGCGGAGGAAAAGGAAGAACAGGCAGTAGAACAGCCAAAGCAGAAATCACCCATGCTCATGATGATCGTTGTGGTCATCGTGGCAGTACTTGTTGCAGTGGCGGCAGCCGGCGGCATCTCGTACTACATCTTCTCGCAGGCAGAGTCGACGTCGCATTCGGACGACGGAGGCGGGAGCAAGTCGAATCATGACCCAGGGGTGTTCTACAAGCTTGGTGACCCCAAGGAGGGCATTCTCGTCAATGTTGGCGGCGGACGTTCCGGGAAGTTCCTGAAGGCGGGCATTGTCCTCGAACTGAACCCCGGCAAGTCGGACAATGTCGTGGACGGCAAGGTCGGTTCGGTCGCAGAGACGAAGATCCTCGATACGACGATGCAGTTCCTGCGTGCGGCACCGCTCGAGGAGTTCGACGCGTCCAAGCAGGATGCACTCAAGAAGCAGCTGAAGGATGCGCTCAACGAGCGCCTGGGACAAGGCTCTGTTTATGATGTTTACATCACGAGCTTCCTGCTGCAGTAA
- the fliP gene encoding flagellar type III secretion system pore protein FliP (The bacterial flagellar biogenesis protein FliP forms a type III secretion system (T3SS)-type pore required for flagellar assembly.): MLILGSAALLLLLGMGHVDAAPLIPTVSVGVGTSENPQEVATSMQLLAVLTIVSLAPAILVMTTSFVRIVVVIGFLRNALSTQNVPPNQVVIALSLFLSFYIMAPYWGQANENGIQPYLGGQISQEQALENIVEPMREFMFRQTRESDLALFVNLSDAPRPEGPEDVSTFTLIPAFIISELKTAFQIGFMIYIPFIVIDMIVASTLMSMGMMMLPPVMISLPFKILLFVMVDGWHLLIQSLIMSFR, from the coding sequence ATGCTGATATTGGGGAGTGCAGCGCTCCTCCTGCTGCTCGGCATGGGGCACGTGGACGCTGCGCCCCTGATTCCTACGGTCAGCGTCGGTGTTGGAACATCGGAGAACCCACAGGAAGTTGCGACCAGTATGCAGCTTCTCGCAGTACTGACGATCGTTTCACTCGCGCCTGCAATTCTCGTTATGACAACGTCCTTTGTCCGCATCGTTGTGGTCATCGGATTCCTGCGCAATGCACTCTCGACGCAGAATGTGCCGCCGAATCAAGTCGTTATTGCGCTCTCGCTCTTTTTGTCATTCTACATCATGGCACCCTATTGGGGACAGGCCAATGAGAATGGAATACAGCCCTATCTTGGGGGACAGATCTCGCAGGAACAGGCGCTGGAGAATATTGTCGAACCGATGCGTGAGTTCATGTTCCGCCAGACGCGGGAATCCGATCTCGCGCTCTTTGTCAACCTCTCAGATGCACCGCGTCCGGAGGGACCTGAGGATGTATCGACATTTACCTTGATTCCAGCATTTATCATTAGCGAGCTCAAGACGGCGTTTCAGATCGGCTTCATGATCTACATCCCGTTCATTGTCATTGACATGATCGTCGCAAGTACGCTTATGTCGATGGGTATGATGATGCTGCCGCCGGTCATGATCTCTCTGCCGTTCAAGATACTCTTGTTTGTTATGGTCGATGGGTGGCATCTCTTGATTCAGTCGCTCATCATGAGTTTCCGTTAG